AGATACACGCCGTCCCCCTCGGCCGCTTCGAACGAAAGGCCGCGCGCATCGGGCAGTGCGGGGCGCCCGGCCCGGCAAAAGAGCGCTTCGCGCTCGCGATAGGCCAGTGCGGCGTATTGGCAGGCATCGCCCGGCGTGCGGCCGGGCGGCCCGGAAAAGAACACGCCCTGGCTTTGCACAGCCGCCGCGGCGGGGGCGCGCAGGATCAAATGCGGGATAGCGCGCGGTTTCAGGCTGCCGGTGCGGGGGGCGGGCACGGCACAGCACAGCGCACTGTGCGGGACCGGGGCCGGCCATTCGCGCTGCTGGTGATATGTAAACGAGAAACCCAGCTGGGTCGTGAGCCGCGCCACCCCCAGGGAGTCGTAAGCGGGGGCTGGGGCGCACAGCGTTTGGGCGCCGCTTGCGCAGACGACCGCCCCGCCCTCTTCAATGGCAAACAGAAGGCCGGCGCGGCCCGCCTGCCAGGTGAGACTGTCTGTGCCCTGATAATAAACGCGGACCCAAAGCTGATTTTCGCCCGGCGCGGCAGCGGGCGAGATATCGTGCGTCTGGTATACCTTGCTTTGCGGAAGATCGGTGTATTGCCCCAAGGCGGCGAATGTGCCGTTCACAAATGCGGCGTACTGGTGCTCTGCACTGATATGCAATAAAAGCGGATCGCCTGCGCCTGAAACAGAAAAGGACGTGAAAAAATCTGCGTAAAGATTGACTCCCGATAAACCGGGGCACCAGATCCACTGTGCGGACCCAAACATTTCGCGCCCTCCTTCCGATTTGAATATTTTAAACAGAGTTTACTAAGTCAATGCAATAAAACGCCTTTTTTCAAAGGCGGTGCACAGCCCGGCGCCGCGGATCAAGGGGTGCGGCCCTGCAAAAATTGGGCGATCTGCTCCACCGCCTGGGCTGCCTCGGGAAATCGTTCGGAAAAAATGGGCCAGGAATGGACCATGTGGTCGCCCACCAGCAGAGTGGCGTCGACGCCGGAAAGCCGGGCCTTTTGGTAAAAACGCAGGGCGTCGTCGAACAGGATCTCGTCGGTGCCGACCGTGATCAGCAGGGGCGGCAGACCCCCCAGCGCGCCATACAGTGGGGAAATATAGGGATGTTCCGGCGGTGTGTGGGGGGCGTACAGCTGGGCGGCCTTTGTTACAACGAAGCTGTCGTCCGCAAGAATGTGCTCCAGCGGGATCAGGGAGGTGTGCGAGCCCTCCAGCGTGTCCGCATAGGTGACGGGGCTCATGGCCACAAGCCTGCCCGGCGGCGGGAGCCCCTCGTCCTTCAGCCGAAGGGCCAGGGCCAGCACCAGGTTGCCGCCGGCCGATTCCCCCATCAGCGCCAGATCCCGGGGGGCGAAGCCCTGCTCCAAAAGGGCGGTATAGGCTGCCAGGCAGTCGTCGAGGCCCGCCGGGAAAGGGTGTTCCGGCATCAGGCGATACCCAACGCTCACCGTATTCAGGCCGATGCGCCGCACCATGGGCGCCAAAAACAGGCGGGTCGTTTTTAAGGTGCCCAGCGACCACCCACCGCCGTGGATGTAGAGGAGCGCCCGCTGGAGGGGAGCGCCGGGAGGGCGCAGCCATTCGCAGGGAACGCCGTTCAGCGCGCAGGGCTCCCGCTGAAGCTCCGGGCAGGGCAGGGCGTCCTCCGGGATGCGGGAATCCTGCAGAGCGCGCAGGGCGGCGTGGCCGATCCGATTGGGGTTTTCACACGGGGCGGAGCGCAGCGCGCCCATAAACCGGTCGAATGCTTCACTGGGCATGGTCGGCTTGCCCCTCTTTCTGTGCGGGTTCATCCAGCAGCAAGGGCAGCGAGAGATCGAACACGCGCTGCGCCACACACGCGATGGAACCGATGAGCGGCGCGTCGCCGCCAAAGCCCGAGTGCAGCACCGTGATGTTTTTATGGCGGGAGCAGGCGGCGATCTTGCTCTGCAGGAGCTTTTCCACGATCCCTCCCCGGGAGGAGGATTCATACCCCACCACGATGCAGGACAGGTCCAGCAGATTGATGTTGGCGGCCACGGCATAAGCCAAATAGCCGCAGAATTCCTCCAGGGCGGCTACGGCGGCGGCCTCTTTGTGGTTGGCGGCATCCACAATGTCCAGCCATGTGAGTTGGTCGCTGCCGCCCAGCGCGGGCATGGCGGAACTGCGGTACAGGGGCAGGAGTTCGGTGATGCGCCGGCGCATCTGCGGCACATTGGCGTACAATTCCAGGCAGCCCACATTGCCGCAGCTGCACCGCGGCCCCATAAAGTTGATGCTGGTATGCCCGATCTCGCCGGACTGGCCGGAGTCGCCGTCGTAAAGCCGGCCATCCAGCACATACCCGCCGCCGATGCCGTTCATAATGTGCAGATAGATGAAATTATCGGTGTTTTTTTGCCCGCCGTAAAACTTTTCGGCCAGCGCGCCGGCGCTGGCGTCGTGGATCAGAAAAGCGGGAAGGCCCGTGTGTTCCTGCACGCGCTGGGCGAGCGGGACATTGCTGATACCATAAAAGGACGGGGGGGTGAGCAGGACCCCGCTTGCAGCGTCCACAGGGCCGACGGACGCGATGCCCACGGCCAGCACACGGCGCGGTTCCTCGCGGCGGAGCGCATCGTAGGCGCCCAGCAGCAGTGCGAGCATTTGCTCCTGATCCATACCGCCCTCAAAGGGGATGTCGCGGCGGTGCAGCACCGCACCGCCCAGATCGGCCAGGATTACTTGGAAGAAGCCGCGCTTTACCAGCATGCCGCAGATACAGGGCGAGGCGGCGGCGAGCTGCAGGATAATGGGCCGGCGGCCGTAATTTCCGTTCGCGGCCGGCGTTTCACATTCCTCCACCAGCCCCATGGCAATGAGATCCGATACCAGGTTACCCACGGCCATTTTGGACAGGCCGACGATGCGCGCCAGCTTGCCGCGGCTGAGCCCCCGCGTGAGGGCGATGTGTTTTAGTATGAGGGCGCGATTCTGCTGTTTGAGATCCCGGATGTTAGCGCCCGCTTTGTTGTGAGGCTGTGATACAGTCATGAGCGATCAAAATCTCCTTGCCCGAAAACATTAGTAAACTTGGTTTACATAAACTATAACACATGGTACTGGTAAAGTACAATAGTCAATAGTAATTATTTATTGACGTCAATTTTGTGAAAAAATGACAATTAAATTTGAAATAAGCGGTCGTTATGCTGTAAAATAAAATTATTTATTTCTATTTAGTAAACAGTGTTGATTTTATTGAAATGACATGATACACTGATTTTATCAAATGGGCTCTGCCATTGGGTAAAAAGAGCAAAGGCAAAGGAGAGAGCATATGCGAAAGATATATGCCATTGGAAACGCGCATCTGGATGCGGCATGGCTCTGGCCGTGGCAGGAGGGCTACGCAGAGGTAAAGGCGACCTTTCGCTCGGCCCTGCAGCGGCTGGAAGAATATGAGGGCTTTGTGTTTACTTCCAGTTCGGCGCAGTACTATGCCTGGCTGGAGGAAGCGGAGCCGGAGATGCTGGACGGCATCCGCACCTATATAAGGAAGGGGCGCTGGGTGATCTGCGGGGGCTGGTGGGTGCAGCCGGACTGCAACCTGCCCTGCGGGGAGGCCCTGATACGTCAGGGCCTTTGGGGTCAGACCTATTTCAGGGAAACGCTCGGTACGACCGCCACGGTGGGCTACAACGTGGACAGCTTTGGCCACAGCAGCGCGCTGCCGCAGATATTGCGCGGCAGCGGAATGGACGCGTATGTGTTCCTGCGGCCAGGCCCCCATGAAAAAACCTTGCCGGGAAGTACCTTTTGGTGGGAGGGGCCGGATGGTTCCCGTGTGATGGCATACCGCATTCCGCAGAACTACAGCGCGAATCTTGACCTGGAGGCTCACATTGCGGAGTGCGCAAAGCAATTTGAAGAGGAACCGGAAAATCCGGCTTTTATGCTGTTCTACGGTGTGGGAAACCATGGCGGCGGCCCAACGCGGCGCAACATTGAGACCCTGCTGCGGCCGGGAACAGCGCCTGCTGGATTTAAGCTGGGAATGAGCAGCCCCGCCGCCTTTTTTAAGGCACAGCACGGACGGGCGGAAGAGCTGCCGGTGCATAAGGGGGAGCTGCAGCACCACGCGCCGGGCTGCTACAGCGCCCATTCCGGCATCAAAGCGGCCAATTACCAGGCCGAAAACGCCCTCCTGCGGGCGGAAAAATTTGCCGCGCTGGGGGCTGGCATGCTTGGCATCCAGGCGGATCCCGCCCTGGAAAACGCCTGGGGGACCGTGCTGTTTGACCAATTCCACGATATCCTTGCGGGGTGCGCGATCCCCGCGGTATATGAAAGCGCGCTGAACGAATTGGGCGGCGCTGCCGAAACGGCGCACCGGCAGGAAAACCGCGTGCTTCAGGCGCTCTCGTTCCGGATC
This window of the Oscillospiraceae bacterium genome carries:
- a CDS encoding hydrolase, whose product is MPSEAFDRFMGALRSAPCENPNRIGHAALRALQDSRIPEDALPCPELQREPCALNGVPCEWLRPPGAPLQRALLYIHGGGWSLGTLKTTRLFLAPMVRRIGLNTVSVGYRLMPEHPFPAGLDDCLAAYTALLEQGFAPRDLALMGESAGGNLVLALALRLKDEGLPPPGRLVAMSPVTYADTLEGSHTSLIPLEHILADDSFVVTKAAQLYAPHTPPEHPYISPLYGALGGLPPLLITVGTDEILFDDALRFYQKARLSGVDATLLVGDHMVHSWPIFSERFPEAAQAVEQIAQFLQGRTP
- a CDS encoding sugar kinase, whose translation is MTVSQPHNKAGANIRDLKQQNRALILKHIALTRGLSRGKLARIVGLSKMAVGNLVSDLIAMGLVEECETPAANGNYGRRPIILQLAAASPCICGMLVKRGFFQVILADLGGAVLHRRDIPFEGGMDQEQMLALLLGAYDALRREEPRRVLAVGIASVGPVDAASGVLLTPPSFYGISNVPLAQRVQEHTGLPAFLIHDASAGALAEKFYGGQKNTDNFIYLHIMNGIGGGYVLDGRLYDGDSGQSGEIGHTSINFMGPRCSCGNVGCLELYANVPQMRRRITELLPLYRSSAMPALGGSDQLTWLDIVDAANHKEAAAVAALEEFCGYLAYAVAANINLLDLSCIVVGYESSSRGGIVEKLLQSKIAACSRHKNITVLHSGFGGDAPLIGSIACVAQRVFDLSLPLLLDEPAQKEGQADHAQ